A region of Neochlamydia sp. S13 DNA encodes the following proteins:
- a CDS encoding tetratricopeptide repeat protein — MNLESSSINSFIFTTFKELAKEKPYLGLGPYAEISLKIFKELSQQDLTNARGVCKEWKQLIEQTDGWKRLHLKKIKSNLPTYNQLAANEANSLNLSPPHWSPSQIAKSLWYDPSTIICDSQEAKVNAVAAYLHKEGFELKGVASDGDCFFNAFLGSYEGLSRKIPLLDMPSDKISYLRQVLSDIIKHTNSKRAEEIIEKGSWISGLGEGDLLASALSIPIRLVTVNEERLICGVNEMLIFSKVGLTSKKVRSREWKNTPLEKRPQEYIFIVDLGGHFIYAQKPLKQDKTLLSKSKTSSDILFSNSLSMNALKSPLETLDSQELLSDEEIKKLEQTYTQALQIAVQEKDPIQESFCIEKLGDIYLRKQTSETLLQAAGLYNYALRLAPQERQKVLRDRLSQVQNLLVKQCKGKTFDSAIIEKQFENNRNGLKKFREEIEKKIQTLPENPSSQKVRDLYDEIAQHIKIFFGQLVIQAVHQLDIEPCEYAMIGFGSLAREEMTPYSDLEFGILIQEDTPINKKYFRNLTNLLHLKVINLGETILPALNIPCLKAIHFFDGVTPRGFAFDGAGVEGKGCKTPLGNDKTFELIQTPEQMAQYVGKDKKGQWWHKKEPYLPMELLNFTHLLGNEKLTKAYDKKIQEILNTSYQESVDLRQHLAKQHLMLADMEAFNPGMGDLDRNGMLFQVKNDFYRFPHLALDRLALLKKVEASDTFTRIDKLRELEIITKGATEKLKDWMSLALFMRLKAYSHYQAQKEMMNPLLKPFGFEDPDLIKQQFALDHNALEKIRKIYRIFIPFYQAIKEFLAGNEDKLEFSDLEDNSPETQGDILQRLFQYKKAEKWYLLAKVANPQTSKVLNALGIIFHAQGNLDKAAEYINKALDINLKLFGENHLTVARDYNNLGQIYKEQSNLDKAAEYINKALAIDLKLLGKNHPVVASNYSNLGAIYQAQGNLGQAEEYINKALDINLNFFGENHFTVARDYNNLGQIYKEQGNLGKAAEYSNKALAIDLNFFGENHPTVARETLTIGLNFFGENHPTVARDYNNLGQIYKEQGNLGNAAEYSNKALAIELKLFGEYHPTVASYYNNLGQIYKEQGNLGKALECSNKALTIDLKLFGENHPTVARDYNNLGQIYKEQGNLGKAEEYTNKALAIDLKLFGENHPTVASYYTNLGQIYKEQGNLGKAAEYINKAHDIDLKLFGENHPTVASNYSNLGTIYQTQGNLGQAEESIKKALTINLNLFGENHPEVAINYNNLGQLYKEQGNLGKAAEYSNKALAINLKLFGEYHPMMANCYNNLGVIYHEQGNLDKAEEYINKALTIDLKLFGEYHPRIAIYYNNLGQIYQELGGIYEEQGNLDKAREYINKALAIGIKLFRENHPIVTMLANKLKTIL; from the coding sequence ATGAACTTAGAAAGTTCCTCTATTAACTCTTTTATATTTACTACATTTAAGGAACTAGCAAAAGAAAAGCCTTATTTAGGGCTAGGCCCGTATGCAGAAATTAGCTTAAAAATTTTCAAGGAGCTGAGTCAGCAAGATCTAACTAACGCACGAGGTGTTTGTAAAGAGTGGAAGCAATTAATTGAACAAACGGATGGATGGAAAAGGCTTCATTTAAAGAAAATTAAAAGTAATTTACCCACCTATAATCAGCTTGCTGCTAATGAAGCAAATTCCTTAAATCTTTCTCCACCTCACTGGAGCCCCTCTCAAATAGCTAAGTCTTTATGGTATGATCCTTCAACTATTATTTGCGACTCCCAAGAAGCAAAAGTAAATGCTGTAGCTGCTTATCTACATAAAGAAGGCTTTGAATTAAAAGGTGTTGCAAGTGATGGCGACTGCTTTTTTAATGCTTTTTTAGGAAGCTATGAAGGGCTTTCTAGAAAGATTCCATTGCTTGATATGCCCAGCGATAAAATTTCTTATTTAAGACAAGTGCTTTCAGACATTATTAAGCACACTAACAGTAAAAGAGCAGAAGAAATAATAGAAAAAGGAAGTTGGATAAGCGGCTTAGGAGAAGGAGATCTATTAGCCTCGGCTTTATCCATTCCTATAAGGCTAGTAACGGTTAATGAAGAACGATTGATTTGCGGTGTTAATGAAATGCTTATCTTTTCAAAAGTAGGCTTAACATCTAAAAAAGTTAGATCCAGGGAATGGAAAAATACCCCTCTGGAAAAAAGGCCTCAAGAATATATCTTTATTGTAGATTTAGGTGGTCATTTTATTTATGCTCAAAAGCCCTTAAAGCAAGATAAAACTCTTCTTTCAAAGTCGAAAACCTCTTCTGATATTCTTTTTTCTAATTCTCTATCGATGAATGCATTAAAAAGCCCCCTAGAAACATTGGATAGCCAGGAGCTTTTATCAGACGAGGAGATAAAAAAATTAGAACAAACCTATACGCAAGCTTTACAAATTGCTGTTCAAGAGAAAGATCCTATTCAGGAGAGCTTTTGCATAGAAAAACTAGGTGACATTTATTTAAGAAAACAAACATCGGAAACGCTTCTGCAAGCGGCAGGCCTTTATAATTATGCCTTACGCCTAGCTCCTCAAGAGCGTCAAAAAGTTCTTAGAGATAGACTTTCCCAAGTTCAAAATTTACTTGTTAAACAATGTAAAGGCAAAACTTTTGATTCCGCAATAATAGAGAAACAATTTGAAAACAATCGCAACGGATTAAAAAAATTTAGAGAAGAAATAGAGAAGAAAATTCAAACTCTGCCAGAGAACCCTTCTTCCCAAAAGGTGAGAGATCTTTATGATGAGATAGCTCAACACATAAAAATTTTCTTCGGACAACTTGTAATACAAGCCGTGCATCAATTAGATATTGAGCCTTGTGAGTATGCCATGATAGGCTTTGGCTCTCTAGCTAGGGAAGAAATGACTCCTTATTCCGACTTAGAATTTGGCATTCTTATACAAGAAGATACTCCTATAAATAAGAAGTACTTTAGGAATCTGACAAATTTACTTCATTTAAAAGTTATCAACTTAGGAGAAACTATTCTTCCTGCTTTAAATATTCCTTGCCTAAAAGCCATCCATTTTTTTGATGGTGTAACACCACGAGGCTTTGCCTTTGATGGAGCAGGAGTAGAAGGAAAAGGCTGCAAAACTCCTTTGGGTAATGATAAGACATTTGAGCTTATTCAGACTCCTGAACAGATGGCCCAATATGTGGGTAAAGATAAAAAAGGCCAGTGGTGGCATAAAAAAGAGCCTTACCTTCCTATGGAATTGCTAAACTTTACTCATTTGTTAGGCAACGAGAAACTAACTAAAGCCTATGATAAAAAAATTCAAGAAATACTTAACACCTCTTATCAAGAAAGCGTTGATCTGCGCCAACATTTAGCCAAGCAGCACCTTATGCTAGCTGATATGGAAGCTTTTAATCCAGGAATGGGTGATTTAGATAGGAACGGCATGCTTTTTCAAGTTAAGAATGATTTTTATCGGTTTCCTCATTTAGCTTTGGATCGGCTAGCGCTTCTTAAAAAAGTAGAAGCTTCAGACACTTTTACTAGGATTGATAAATTAAGAGAGTTAGAGATTATAACGAAAGGGGCCACTGAAAAGTTAAAGGACTGGATGAGCCTAGCCTTATTCATGCGCCTTAAGGCTTATTCTCATTATCAGGCGCAAAAAGAGATGATGAATCCTCTCCTTAAACCCTTTGGCTTTGAGGATCCAGATCTTATTAAACAGCAGTTTGCCCTAGATCATAACGCATTAGAAAAGATAAGAAAAATCTACCGCATCTTTATTCCTTTCTATCAAGCCATTAAAGAATTTTTAGCAGGCAATGAAGACAAACTTGAATTTTCTGATTTGGAGGATAACTCACCAGAGACGCAAGGGGATATACTCCAAAGGCTTTTTCAATATAAAAAAGCAGAAAAATGGTATCTATTAGCAAAAGTAGCAAATCCACAAACTTCGAAGGTTTTAAATGCTCTTGGAATCATTTTCCACGCCCAAGGCAATTTAGACAAGGCGGCAGAGTATATTAACAAAGCACTTGATATTAACCTTAAGCTTTTTGGTGAAAATCATCTCACGGTGGCAAGAGATTACAATAACCTAGGACAAATCTACAAAGAGCAAAGCAATTTAGACAAGGCGGCAGAGTATATTAACAAAGCACTTGCCATTGACCTTAAACTTCTTGGTAAAAATCATCCCGTGGTAGCAAGCAATTATAGCAACCTAGGAGCAATCTACCAAGCCCAAGGCAATTTAGGCCAAGCGGAAGAGTATATTAACAAAGCGCTTGATATTAATCTTAATTTTTTTGGTGAAAATCATTTCACGGTGGCAAGAGATTACAATAACCTAGGACAAATCTACAAGGAACAAGGCAATTTAGGCAAGGCGGCAGAGTATAGCAACAAAGCGCTTGCCATTGATCTTAATTTTTTTGGTGAAAATCATCCCACGGTGGCAAGAGAAACGCTAACCATTGGCCTTAATTTTTTTGGTGAAAATCATCCCACGGTGGCAAGAGATTACAATAACCTAGGACAAATCTACAAAGAACAAGGTAATTTAGGCAATGCGGCAGAATATAGCAATAAAGCGCTAGCCATTGAGCTTAAGCTTTTTGGTGAATATCATCCCACAGTGGCAAGTTATTACAACAACCTAGGACAAATCTACAAAGAGCAGGGTAATTTAGGCAAGGCGTTAGAATGTAGCAACAAAGCGCTAACCATTGATCTTAAGCTTTTTGGTGAAAATCATCCCACGGTGGCAAGAGATTACAATAACCTAGGACAAATCTACAAAGAACAAGGTAATTTAGGCAAGGCGGAAGAGTACACTAACAAAGCACTTGCCATTGACCTTAAGCTTTTTGGGGAAAATCATCCCACAGTGGCAAGTTATTACACTAACCTAGGACAAATCTACAAAGAGCAAGGTAATTTAGGCAAGGCGGCAGAATATATCAACAAAGCGCATGACATTGATCTTAAGCTTTTTGGTGAAAATCATCCCACAGTGGCAAGCAATTATAGCAACCTAGGAACAATCTACCAAACTCAAGGCAATTTAGGCCAAGCGGAAGAGTCTATTAAAAAAGCGCTTACCATTAACCTTAACCTTTTCGGCGAAAATCATCCCGAAGTGGCAATCAATTACAACAACCTAGGACAACTCTACAAAGAACAAGGTAATTTAGGCAAGGCGGCAGAATATAGCAACAAAGCGCTAGCCATTAACCTTAAGCTTTTTGGTGAATATCATCCTATGATGGCAAATTGTTACAATAACCTGGGGGTAATCTACCACGAGCAAGGTAATTTAGACAAGGCGGAAGAGTATATTAACAAAGCGCTTACTATCGACCTTAAGCTTTTTGGCGAATATCATCCTAGGATAGCAATTTATTACAATAACCTAGGACAAATCTACCAAGAATTGGGAGGAATCTACGAAGAGCAAGGCAATTTAGACAAAGCGAGAGAGTATATTAACAAAGCACTTGCCATTGGCATTAAGCTTTTTAGAGAAAATCATCCTATAGTGACAATGTTAGCCAATAAGCTAAAAACAATTTTATAA
- a CDS encoding IS630 transposase-related protein, translating to MVYSHDLRKKALNYIENGGSMATASEVFGVTVRTLTNWIKRKKQGCLAPKKRRQSPSKIDSEKLKLYIKQNPDAYLREIAEAFGVTITAVFYACKRLKITLKKRHPSTRKEMRINERSLAKS from the coding sequence ATGGTATATTCACACGATTTAAGAAAAAAAGCTTTGAATTATATAGAGAATGGCGGCTCAATGGCCACAGCTAGTGAGGTGTTTGGTGTAACAGTTCGCACGTTAACCAACTGGATTAAGCGGAAAAAACAAGGTTGTCTAGCTCCTAAAAAAAGACGACAGAGCCCCAGTAAAATAGATAGTGAAAAGCTAAAATTATATATAAAACAAAATCCTGATGCCTACCTTAGGGAAATAGCTGAGGCATTCGGAGTGACAATAACTGCAGTTTTTTATGCCTGTAAAAGACTGAAAATCACTTTAAAAAAAAGACACCCTTCTACAAGGAAAGAGATGAGAATAAACGAGAGGAGTTTAGCCAAAAGCTAG
- a CDS encoding adenylyltransferase/cytidyltransferase family protein encodes MSKTWSIECLKKYITPLNLAQKIEELREQGQKIATVNGSFDLLHAGHLQILFEASQQADILIVALNSDQSIKQYKSPWRPIIPLEFRLQMMSALSFIDYVTWFEETNPIELLKIIKPDVHVNGSEYGENCLEAETVRASGGRLHLVNLIPGLSTSQILKKISSLPS; translated from the coding sequence ATGTCTAAAACATGGTCTATAGAATGCTTAAAGAAATATATTACCCCTCTTAATTTGGCTCAAAAAATTGAAGAACTACGTGAGCAGGGCCAAAAGATTGCCACGGTTAATGGATCCTTCGATTTGCTACATGCTGGACATTTACAAATTTTATTCGAAGCTTCTCAACAGGCAGATATTCTTATTGTAGCTCTTAATAGTGATCAATCGATCAAACAGTATAAAAGCCCTTGGCGTCCTATTATTCCTTTAGAATTTCGTTTACAAATGATGAGTGCTCTTAGCTTTATCGATTATGTGACCTGGTTTGAAGAAACCAATCCTATTGAATTGCTTAAAATTATTAAACCCGATGTGCATGTCAATGGATCAGAATATGGAGAAAATTGCCTTGAAGCAGAGACGGTTCGCGCGAGCGGAGGGCGTCTGCACCTCGTGAATTTGATTCCTGGCCTATCTACCTCACAAATATTAAAGAAAATTTCTTCGTTACCATCTTAG
- a CDS encoding tetratricopeptide repeat protein: MNLESSSINSFIFTTFKELAKEKPYLGLGLYAEISLKIFQELSQQDLTNARGVCKEWKQLIEQNNGWKRLHLKKIKSNLPTYNQLAANEANSLDPSPPHWSPFQIAKSLWCNPATIISGSQEAKVNAVAAYLHKEGFELKGVASDGDCFFSAFLGSYKELSRKIPLLDEHPDKTSYLRQVLSDIIKHTNSKRAEEIIEKGSWISGLGEGDLLASALSIPIRLVTINAERLICGVNDMLIFSKVGLTSKKVRSREWETIPPEERPQEYILIVDLGGHFIYAQKPLKQDKTLLSKSKTSSDILFSNSLSMNALKSPLETLESEELLSGEKIKELEQTYTLALQIAVQEKDPIQESFCIEELGDIYLRKQTSETLLQAAGLYNYALRLAPPQRQKILRDRLSQVQNLLVKQCKGKPFDSVVIEKQFERNRSKLKKFREEIEKKIQILPENPSSQEVRELYGEIAQQIKIFFGQLIIQALHQLDPAPCEYAMIGFGSLAREEMTPYSDLEFGILVQDDNPINKKYFRNLTNLLHLKVINLGETILPALNIPCLKAIDFFDGITPRGFAFDGAGVEGKGCKTPLGNGKTFELIQTPEKMAQYVGKDEKGQWWHKKEPHLPMELLNFTHLLGNNKLTKAYDKKIQEVLNTSYQEGLELRQYLAREHLVLADMEAFNPGMGDLGKHGMLFKVKNDFYRFPHLAFDRLALLKKIEASDTFTRIDKLRELEIITKGATEKLKDWMSLALFMRLKTYSHYQAQQEMMNPLLKPFGFEDPDLIQQQFALDHKALKEIKKIYHIFIPFYQSIHEFLAGNEDQLKSSDLEDNSLETRGDIHWRLFQHKKAEKWYLLAKEENPQNARVLNALAIIYYEQGNLQQATEYINKALAIDFKLFGENHPEVARDYNNLGQIYQSQGNLVQAEECSNKALAIDLKLLGENHLTVARDYNNLGQIYQSQGNLVQAEEYINKALAIDFKLFGENHPEVAKDYNNLGQIYQSQGNLDKAEEYSNKALAIELKLFGENHPTAARDYNNLGLIYQSQGKLGQAEEYSNKALAIGLKLFGENHPEVARDYNNLGQIYQSQGNLVQAEEYINKALAINLKLFGENYHEVASNYSNLETIYQAQGNLGQAEESIKKALAINLNLFGENHPNVAGNYNNLGAIYQDQGNLDKAAEYINKALAIHLKLSGEYSPEVAISDNNLGQIYKDQGKLGQAEEYSNKALAIHLKLFGENHPDVATCYNNLGQIYQSQGNLDKAAEYSNKALAINLKLFGENHPHVAIDYNDLGQIYQSQGNLDKAEEYSNKALAINLNLFGENHPDVAGNYNNLGAIYQDQGNLDKAEEYSNKALAIDFKLLGENHPDVARDYNNLGQIYQSQGNLVQAEEYSNKALAIGLKLFGENHPAVAKDYNNLGAIYKEQGNLSQAEEFIKKALAINLKLFGENHPTVARDYNNLGQIYQEQGKLGQAKEYSNKALAIDLKLFGENHPDVARDYNNLGGIYKEQGNLDKAEEYISKALAINLKLFGENYHEVASNYSNLGTIYQSQGNLDKAEEYSNKALAINLNLFGENHPDVAGNYNNLGAIYQDQGNLVQAEEYSNKALAIDFKLLGENHPDVARDYNNLGQIYQSQGNLVQAEEYSNKALAIGLKLFGENHPTVASNYSNLGTIYQAQGNLGQAEESIKKALAINLNLFGENHPEAAINYNNLGQIYKGQGNLGQAEECSSKAFAINLKLSGEYSPDVAKDYNDLGQIYKNQGNLSKAAEYISKALAIDLELFGKYSPEVAKDYNNLGQIYKDRGNLDKAAEYINKALAININLLGENHPQVTMLANKLTTIS, translated from the coding sequence ATGAACTTAGAAAGTTCCTCTATTAACTCTTTTATATTTACTACATTTAAGGAACTAGCAAAAGAAAAGCCTTATCTAGGGCTAGGCCTGTATGCAGAAATTAGCTTAAAGATTTTCCAGGAGCTGAGTCAGCAAGATCTAACTAACGCACGAGGTGTTTGTAAAGAGTGGAAGCAATTAATTGAGCAAAATAATGGATGGAAAAGGCTTCATTTAAAGAAAATTAAAAGTAATTTACCCACCTATAATCAGCTTGCTGCTAATGAAGCAAATTCCTTGGATCCTTCTCCGCCTCACTGGAGCCCCTTTCAAATAGCTAAATCCTTATGGTGTAATCCAGCGACTATTATTAGCGGCTCACAGGAAGCAAAAGTAAATGCTGTAGCTGCTTATCTACATAAAGAAGGCTTTGAATTAAAAGGTGTTGCAAGTGACGGCGACTGCTTTTTCAGTGCTTTTTTAGGAAGCTATAAAGAACTCTCTAGAAAGATTCCTTTGCTAGACGAGCATCCCGATAAAACTTCATATTTAAGGCAAGTACTCTCAGACATTATTAAGCACACTAACAGTAAAAGAGCAGAAGAAATAATAGAAAAAGGAAGTTGGATAAGCGGCTTAGGAGAAGGAGATCTATTAGCCTCGGCTTTATCCATTCCTATAAGGCTAGTAACGATTAATGCAGAACGATTGATTTGTGGTGTTAATGATATGCTTATCTTTTCAAAAGTAGGCTTAACATCTAAAAAAGTTAGATCCAGGGAATGGGAAACTATTCCTCCAGAAGAAAGACCTCAAGAATATATCCTTATTGTAGATTTAGGCGGACATTTTATCTATGCTCAAAAGCCCTTAAAGCAAGATAAAACTCTTCTTTCAAAGTCGAAAACCTCTTCTGATATTCTTTTTTCTAATTCTCTATCGATGAATGCATTAAAAAGCCCCCTAGAAACATTGGAAAGCGAGGAGCTTTTATCAGGCGAGAAGATAAAAGAATTAGAACAAACCTATACTCTAGCTTTACAAATTGCTGTCCAAGAGAAAGATCCAATTCAAGAAAGCTTTTGCATAGAAGAATTAGGTGACATTTATCTAAGAAAGCAAACATCGGAAACGCTCCTACAAGCGGCAGGCCTTTATAATTATGCCTTACGCCTAGCTCCTCCACAACGGCAAAAAATTCTTAGGGATAGACTCTCCCAAGTACAAAATTTACTCGTTAAACAATGTAAAGGCAAACCTTTTGATTCCGTGGTAATAGAGAAGCAATTTGAACGCAACCGTAGCAAATTGAAGAAATTTAGAGAAGAAATAGAGAAGAAAATCCAAATTTTGCCAGAGAACCCTTCTTCTCAAGAGGTAAGAGAGCTTTATGGTGAGATAGCTCAGCAAATAAAAATTTTCTTTGGGCAGCTTATAATACAGGCCTTGCATCAATTAGATCCTGCGCCTTGTGAATATGCCATGATAGGCTTTGGCTCTCTAGCTAGGGAAGAGATGACGCCTTATTCCGACTTAGAATTTGGCATCCTTGTACAAGACGACAATCCTATAAATAAGAAGTACTTTAGGAATCTAACAAATCTACTTCACTTAAAGGTTATCAACTTAGGAGAAACTATTCTTCCTGCTTTAAACATTCCTTGCTTAAAAGCAATAGACTTTTTCGATGGCATTACGCCACGGGGCTTTGCTTTCGATGGAGCAGGGGTAGAAGGAAAAGGCTGCAAAACTCCTTTGGGAAATGGTAAGACATTTGAGCTTATCCAAACCCCTGAAAAGATGGCTCAATATGTGGGTAAAGATGAAAAAGGCCAGTGGTGGCATAAAAAAGAGCCTCATCTTCCTATGGAATTGCTAAACTTTACTCATTTACTAGGTAATAACAAATTAACTAAAGCATATGATAAAAAAATTCAAGAGGTACTTAATACTTCTTATCAAGAAGGCCTAGAACTGCGTCAGTATTTAGCCAGAGAGCACCTTGTGCTAGCTGATATGGAAGCTTTTAACCCAGGAATGGGTGATTTAGGCAAGCATGGCATGCTTTTTAAAGTTAAAAATGATTTTTATCGGTTTCCTCATTTAGCTTTTGACCGTCTAGCTCTTCTTAAGAAAATAGAAGCTTCCGATACTTTTACTAGGATTGATAAACTAAGGGAGTTAGAGATTATAACGAAAGGGGCCACTGAAAAGTTAAAGGATTGGATGAGCCTAGCCTTATTCATGCGTCTTAAGACTTACTCACATTATCAAGCGCAACAAGAGATGATGAATCCTTTGCTTAAACCTTTTGGCTTTGAAGATCCAGATCTTATTCAACAGCAGTTTGCCCTAGATCATAAAGCCTTAAAAGAGATAAAAAAAATCTACCACATCTTCATTCCTTTTTATCAATCTATTCACGAATTTTTAGCAGGTAATGAAGATCAACTTAAATCTTCTGATTTGGAGGATAACTCACTAGAGACGCGGGGGGATATACATTGGAGGCTTTTTCAACATAAAAAAGCAGAAAAATGGTATCTTTTAGCAAAAGAAGAAAATCCACAAAATGCGAGGGTTTTAAATGCTCTTGCAATCATTTACTACGAGCAAGGCAACTTACAACAAGCCACAGAGTATATTAACAAAGCGCTTGCCATTGATTTTAAGCTGTTTGGTGAAAATCATCCCGAGGTGGCAAGAGATTACAACAACCTAGGACAAATCTACCAAAGCCAAGGCAATTTAGTCCAGGCGGAAGAGTGTAGCAACAAAGCGCTTGCCATTGACCTTAAGCTTTTGGGTGAAAATCATCTTACGGTGGCAAGAGATTACAATAATCTAGGACAAATCTACCAAAGCCAAGGCAATTTAGTCCAAGCGGAAGAGTATATTAACAAAGCGCTTGCCATTGATTTTAAGCTGTTTGGTGAAAATCATCCCGAGGTGGCAAAAGATTACAACAACCTAGGACAAATCTACCAAAGCCAAGGCAATTTAGACAAAGCGGAAGAGTATAGCAACAAAGCGCTTGCCATTGAACTTAAGCTTTTTGGTGAAAATCATCCTACGGCGGCAAGAGATTACAATAACCTAGGACTAATCTACCAAAGCCAAGGCAAGTTAGGCCAGGCAGAAGAGTATAGCAACAAAGCACTTGCCATTGGCCTTAAGCTTTTTGGTGAAAATCATCCCGAGGTGGCAAGAGATTACAACAACCTAGGACAAATCTACCAAAGCCAAGGCAATTTAGTCCAGGCGGAAGAGTATATTAACAAAGCCCTTGCCATTAACCTTAAACTTTTTGGTGAAAATTACCACGAGGTGGCAAGCAATTATAGCAACCTAGAAACAATCTACCAAGCTCAAGGCAATTTAGGCCAAGCGGAAGAGTCTATTAAAAAAGCGCTTGCCATTAACCTTAACCTTTTCGGCGAAAATCATCCCAATGTGGCAGGAAATTATAACAACCTAGGAGCAATCTACCAAGACCAAGGCAATTTAGACAAAGCGGCAGAGTATATTAACAAAGCGCTTGCCATTCACCTTAAGCTTTCTGGTGAATATTCTCCTGAGGTGGCAATTAGTGACAATAACCTAGGACAAATCTATAAAGACCAAGGCAAGTTAGGCCAGGCGGAAGAGTATAGCAACAAAGCACTTGCCATTCACCTTAAGCTTTTCGGTGAAAATCATCCCGATGTGGCAACTTGTTACAATAACCTAGGACAAATCTACCAAAGCCAAGGCAATTTAGACAAAGCAGCAGAGTATAGCAACAAAGCCCTTGCCATTAATCTTAAGCTTTTCGGTGAAAATCATCCCCATGTGGCAATTGATTACAATGACCTAGGACAAATCTACCAAAGCCAAGGCAATTTAGACAAAGCGGAAGAGTATAGCAACAAAGCACTTGCCATTAACCTTAACCTTTTCGGCGAAAATCATCCCGATGTGGCAGGAAATTATAACAACCTAGGAGCAATCTACCAAGACCAAGGCAATTTAGACAAAGCGGAAGAGTATAGCAACAAAGCACTTGCCATTGATTTTAAGCTTTTGGGTGAAAATCATCCCGATGTGGCAAGAGATTACAATAATCTAGGACAAATCTACCAAAGCCAAGGCAATTTAGTCCAAGCGGAAGAGTATAGCAACAAAGCACTTGCCATTGGCCTTAAGCTTTTTGGTGAAAATCATCCTGCTGTGGCAAAAGATTACAATAACCTGGGAGCAATCTACAAAGAACAAGGCAATTTAAGCCAGGCGGAAGAGTTTATTAAAAAAGCACTCGCCATTAACCTTAAGCTTTTTGGTGAAAATCATCCTACGGTGGCAAGAGATTACAATAACCTAGGACAAATCTACCAAGAGCAAGGCAAGTTAGGCCAGGCAAAAGAGTATAGCAACAAAGCACTTGCCATTGACCTTAAGCTTTTTGGTGAAAATCATCCCGATGTGGCAAGAGATTACAATAACCTAGGAGGAATCTACAAAGAGCAAGGCAATTTAGACAAAGCGGAAGAATATATTAGCAAAGCGCTTGCCATTAACCTTAAACTTTTTGGTGAAAATTACCACGAGGTGGCAAGCAATTATAGCAACCTAGGAACAATCTACCAAAGCCAAGGCAATTTAGACAAAGCGGAAGAGTATAGCAACAAAGCACTTGCCATTAACCTCAACCTTTTCGGCGAAAATCATCCCGATGTGGCAGGAAATTATAACAACCTAGGAGCAATCTACCAAGACCAAGGCAATTTAGTCCAAGCGGAAGAGTATAGCAACAAAGCACTTGCCATTGATTTTAAGCTTTTGGGTGAAAATCATCCCGATGTGGCAAGAGATTACAATAATCTAGGACAAATCTACCAAAGCCAAGGCAATTTAGTCCAAGCGGAAGAGTATAGCAACAAAGCACTTGCCATTGGCCTTAAGCTTTTTGGTGAAAATCATCCCACAGTGGCAAGCAATTATAGCAACCTAGGAACAATCTACCAAGCTCAAGGCAATTTAGGCCAAGCGGAAGAGTCTATTAAAAAAGCGCTTGCCATTAACCTTAACCTTTTCGGCGAAAATCATCCCGAAGCGGCAATCAATTACAATAACCTAGGACAAATCTACAAAGGCCAAGGCAATTTAGGCCAGGCGGAAGAGTGTAGCAGCAAAGCGTTTGCCATTAACCTTAAGCTTTCTGGCGAATATTCTCCTGATGTGGCAAAAGATTACAATGACCTAGGGCAAATCTACAAAAACCAAGGCAATTTAAGCAAAGCGGCAGAATATATTAGCAAAGCGCTTGCCATTGACCTTGAGCTTTTTGGCAAATATTCTCCCGAGGTGGCAAAAGATTACAATAACCTAGGGCAAATCTACAAAGATCGAGGCAATTTAGACAAAGCAGCAGAGTATATTAACAAAGCGCTTGCCATTAACATTAATCTTTTGGGTGAAAATCATCCCCAAGTGACAATGCTAGCCAATAAGCTAACAACAATTTCATAA
- a CDS encoding transposase yields the protein MGVEKRLESLKNNKNRMKREFHVRVCGSLRGKFPWATRLLTCYVGAADENDRTALIKLLDKCKSLFSTITKVWADMGYQGTALKKTCQEQYNIDFEIVKRPPRRFWVHEDKIEEFLKTLDLSFKVLPKRWIVERTFAWIGRNRRTSKEYEYLTTTSENWIYLSMIRLMLRRIDKLKEGF from the coding sequence ATGGGGGTGGAGAAAAGGCTGGAAAGCTTGAAGAACAATAAGAATCGTATGAAGCGAGAGTTTCACGTACGTGTCTGTGGGAGCCTAAGGGGGAAGTTCCCTTGGGCGACCCGATTATTAACATGCTATGTAGGAGCTGCTGACGAAAACGATCGAACGGCCTTAATTAAGCTGTTAGACAAATGCAAAAGCCTATTTTCAACCATCACCAAGGTTTGGGCGGATATGGGCTATCAAGGCACTGCATTAAAGAAAACCTGCCAAGAGCAGTATAACATTGACTTTGAGATCGTTAAAAGGCCTCCTCGTAGATTTTGGGTACATGAGGATAAAATAGAAGAGTTTTTAAAAACCCTTGATTTAAGCTTTAAAGTCCTGCCCAAGAGGTGGATTGTGGAAAGGACTTTTGCATGGATTGGTCGTAATCGAAGAACTTCTAAAGAGTATGAGTACCTAACAACTACGAGTGAAAATTGGATTTATCTATCGATGATTAGACTGATGTTAAGGCGAATTGATAAGTTAAAAGAGGGGTTTTAA